The Pocillopora verrucosa isolate sample1 chromosome 14, ASM3666991v2, whole genome shotgun sequence genome has a segment encoding these proteins:
- the LOC136278350 gene encoding bone morphogenetic protein 1-like — MSCDWLITVPEGNIVKLSFELFDMESVGAGFPLWHCYGDYVEVLEGNRSDSKAKGKLCGESNPGIIRSRSRYMLVRFRSDSSHSSYRYHKGFKADFTAENKLICPYYGEALAASISDKKTLTSPGYPLLPPASLLPWRCRWILKVPDDLSTGGAYVLKVTFNHFNLQKNSDRLTFYDGVNSASTRLGESYSGTVHPDVIYSTGRHMFVDFSVEEKWFLEAGNFSLNFSAVVREEAFGACQLLEGNTERSSLTGSSGTLFSPFYPTPYSKNVICIWVISVPANKRVKLTFDKFDLAPGEDNVRILDGRESSSEEVAVYHGYNLFSSESAVYSTGGYMWIKFQSTLDSWYHTGFKAHFEAVEPPGSSEERCFPGNIYNNNLKLSGYSGTLQSPGGGEGYLSHSSCNWFIAVPEGCFVKLSFDTFQMVQDSISGGCDADYVEVVDGKNIDGESEGKMCGSGTPDDISPTGRYMMVLFRSGPIRSSFRGFKATFTALHEPTTKTKAVNSSELCYPDNVHNFDLRLTGSEGVLESPLTYYPPGLLCEWLITVPEGQSVELIFERFQLDPGCRDHVEVGDGMPLPGTSLGKYCGTKIPENVRSSHRNRYMWVEFYSATDYAGRKPHRGFKATFKAVSSSESPTWMTPIIVTVTVFVVLIFLSVCLAKLIKRRNREAAERFPVAIVSRRTPSEPVDTTTPQVSHAPVSTNAGIPPPDYPYPLESPPPYPGKEQIPQFPPPGQSYPWQQSTPAEESVTHEN, encoded by the exons ATGAGCTGTGACTGGCTCATTACAGTACCAGAAGGGAACATTGTAAAACTCAGCTTCGAGCTATTCGATATGGAGTCTGTGGGTGCAGGTTTTCCTTTATGGCATTGCTATGGTGATTATGTAGAGGTACTTGAAGGGAACAGAAGTGACAGTAAGGCCAAAGGAAAGTTGTGTGGTGAGTCAAATCCAGGGATAATCCGCTCGAGAAGTCGGTACATGCTGGTGCGATTCAGATCAGATTCCTCCCATTCCTCGTATCGATATCACAAAGGATTTAAGGCTGATTTCACAGCAGAGAATAAACTAA TTTGTCCTTACTACGGTGAAGCACTTGCTGCTTCTATATCAGATAAGAAGACACTGACGAGTCCAGGCTATCCTCTCTTGCCTCCTGCCAGTTTGTTGCCATGGAGGTGCAGATGGATACTCAAAGTACCGGATGACCTTTCCACTGGTGGAGCATATGTATTGAAAGTTACTTTTAATCACTTCAAtcttcaaaaaaattctgataGACTCACTTTTTATGATGGTGTCAATTCAGCATCAACGCGTCTTGGAGAATCATATTCCGGAACGGTCCATCCTGATGTGATTTATTCCACAGGCCGCCACatgtttgttgatttttctGTGGAAGAAAAATGGTTTTTGGAAGCAGGCAATTTTAGTTTAAACTTTTCAGCCGTGGTCAGAG AGGAAGCCTTTGGAGCATGCCAATTGTTAGAAGGGAATACCGAGCGTAGTAGCCTCACTGGTTCCTCTGGTACCCTCTTCTCCCCATTCTATCCTACTCCTTATTCGAAAAATGTCATTtgtatttgggtgatttccGTTCCTGCTAACAAAAGAGTGAAGCtaacatttgataaatttgatCTTGCTCCCGGGGAGGACAACGTGCGAATACTTGATGGGCGAGAGTCGTCGAGTGAAGAGGTAGCTGTTTACCACGGATACAACTTATTTAGTAGTGAGTCAGCGGTGTACTCGACTGGGGGGTACATGTGGATAAAGTTTCAATCCACTCTGGACTCTTGGTATCATACTGGATTTAAAGCACATTTTGAGGCTGTGGAACCGC CCGGAAGTTCCGAGGAAAGATGTTTTCCGGGCAACATTTACAACAACAACCTGAAATTATCTGGTTACAGTGGAACTCTTCAAAGCccagggggaggggaagggtaTCTCTCTCACTCCAGCTGTAATTGGTTCATAGCTGTACCAGAAGGGTGCTTTGTGAAACTCAGCTTCGACACTTTTCAAATGGTTCAAGATAGCATCTCAGGAGGATGTGATGCAGATTATGTAGAAGTTGTCGATGGGAAGAACATCGATGGTGAGAGCGAAGGAAAAATGTGCGGTTCCGGTACTCCCGATGACATCTCCCCTACTGGTCGTTACATGATGGTTCTTTTCAGGTCTGGTCCAATCAGATCATCTTTCAGGGGATTCAAAGCAACATTTACAGCGCTTCATGAACCAACAA CGAAAACTAAAGCTGTAAATTCCAGCGAGTTATGTTACCCGGATAACGTCCACAACTTTGATTTGAGGTTGACCGGATCAGAAGGGGTTTTAGAGAGTCCGTTGACCTACTACCCACCGGGTTTACTTTGTGAATGGCTCATTACTGTACCCGAGGGACAAAGCGTTGAACTCATCTTCGAGAGATTTCAGTTGGATCCTGGTTGCAGAGATCATGTGGAAGTTGGAGATGGAATGCCATTGCCTGGCACATCTTTGGGAAAATACTGTGGAACTAAAATTCCCGAAAACGTTCGTTCAAGTCACCGTAATCGTTATATGTGGGTTGAGTTCTACTCTGCCACGGATTATGCGGGTAGAAAACCACACAGAGGATTCAAAGCCACCTTCAAGGCCGTATCAAGTTCAG agTCTCCTACTTGGATGACACCCATTATTGTAACTGTCACAGTGTTTGTTGTACTGATATTCCTTTCCGTTTGCTTGGCTAAACTAATTAAAAGGCGAAACAGAGAGGCAGCGGAGAGGTTTCCAGTGGCTATAGTATCACGCCGTACTCCATCTGAACCTGTTGACACCACAACCCCTCAAGTAAGTCACGCTCCAGTTTCAACAAACGCAGGTATACCACCCCCAGATTACCCATACCCGTTAGAATCGCCACCACCCTACCCGGGTAAGGAACAGATTCCACAGTTTCCACCTCCAGGACAGTCATATCCATGGCAACAAAGTACACCGGCTGAAGAATCCGTTACCCATGAGAATTAG
- the LOC136278165 gene encoding epithelial discoidin domain-containing receptor 1-like, with the protein MISSRMFRIHLVIGCFNVLCFGQDIPQDCFSPLGMEDGGIRDTDIRATSSLNASASAIHGRLNHIGGYGGWCPDQQPYYIGPIHKEFIQVEFPRPFRIKGIITQPRARGVEGIRKFLVSYRQDQENNEKLVWLYDGRSHKLRVFEGNSLSELKPPLVADGIRIIPEIFPRRQVCLRFELLGCKIESAIVTYEMLQGNSLDGRYNFTDSSYDGLTEGRFLFSGLGMLTDGRLASENLTVNNGLGWIGWNMKETPKPYIIFDFLNKRIFTSATFHCNVKDQTHIKLFSRVEMRFDKTISKGSPPDLMQELKEISIPSSSPSINRNVTVDLCRRVGKSVRFNFTYRGQWILISEVIFNSEPLGERSPPAVYCVPSTTHPRYTSSTSEYSASAISSTTSTGTTVAPSAEGPDWVILISSLTVLFVILVILGIAWSFRRKRRQKKDERPRVVESDQSEESLTLVPVGATGHQLELSESNNHRNQDTEESPRDEYEEIKLSPPVMMVPSDGAQTPVYAQASSACSYTYAHSYTPVEKNNGKEHEYVNQIKTSDYANTYMPLTNLKRTAENSCAYASLLPSKEEKGDNL; encoded by the exons ATGATCAGTTCAAGAATGTTTCGCATTCATCTAGTCATTGGGTGTTTTAATGTGCTGTGTTTTGGACAAGACATTCCTCAAG atTGTTTTTCACCTTTGGGAATGGAAGATGGAGGTATCAGAGATACAGATATTCGTGCTACGTCTTCTTTGAATGCAAGTGCTAGTGCTATTCATGGTAGACTGAATCATATAGGAGGCTATGGGGGGTGGTGCCCTGATCAGCAGCCGTATTATATTGGTCCTATCCATAAGGAGTTTATTCAAGTCGAATTTCCCAGGCCCTTTCGAATTAAAGGTATAATAACACAGCCCCGCGCTCGAGGTGTGGAAGGGATTCGGAAGTTCTTGGTTTCGTACAGacaagatcaagaaaacaatgaaaagcttGTTTGGTTGTATGATGGAAGATCACACAAGCTTAGG GTCTTTGAAGGAAATAGCCTCTCGGAGTTGAAACCTCCACTTGTAGCTGACGGAATAAGAATTATACCTGAAATATTTCCTCGCAGACAGGTGTGCCTCAGGTTTGAGCTTCTTGGCTGTAAAATTGAAAGCG CGATTGTCACGTACGAGATGCTTCAAGGTAACTCCCTGGACGGGAGATACAACTTCACTGATTCAAGCTATGATGGTTTGACTGAAGGCCGCTTTCTTTTCTCTGGATTGGGAATGCTTACTGATGGACGATTGGCTAGTGAAAATCTTACAGTAAATAATGGATTGGGTTGGATTGGCTGGAATATGAAAGAGACCCCTAAACCTTAcataatatttgattttttgaacaaaagaaTCTTCACTTCAGCTACTTTCCATTGTAACGTCAAAGACCAGACACACATCAAGTTGTTTTCCAGAGTTGAAATGAGGTTTGATAAGACAATTTCAAAAGGTTCTCCACCTGATCTCATGCAAGAACTCAAGGAAATTTCCAttccatcatcatcaccatcgaTAAACCGCAATGTTACAGTTGACCTGTGCCGCCGTGTCGGGAAGTCTGTAAGGTTCAACTTTACCTACAGAGGACAATGGATATTAATCAGCGAAGTTATCTTCAACTCAG AGCCACTGGGAGAAAGGTCTCCTCCAGCAGTTTATTGTGTTCCAAGTACTACACACCCTCGATACACAAGTAGTACCTCGGAATACAGCGCAAGTGCTATTAGTAGCACCACATCAACTGGAA ccaccGTTGCTCCATCGGCCGAGGGACCTGATTGGGTGATATTAATCTCATCTCTGACAGTGCTCTTCGTCATTTTAGTAATCCTCGGTATTGCTTGGTCATTCCGACGGAAGAGACGCCAGAAAAAAG ATGAGAGACCTAGAGTTGTGGAAAG CGACCAGTCTGAAGAGAGTTTAACATTGGTTCCTGTGGGTGCTACCGGCCATCAGTTGGAACTTTCTGAAAGCAATAACCATCGTAACCAAGATACCGAAGAATCTCCCCGAGATGAATATGAAGAAATTAAGCTGTCTCCACCTGTGATGATG GTGCCTAGCGACGGTGCCCAGACTCCTGTATATGCGCAAGCGTCAAGCGCTTGTTCCTACACCTACGCACACTCGTACACGCCAGTAGAGAAAAATAATGGGAAAGAACACGAGTACGTCAATCAAATAAAGACTTCGGACTACGCAAATACGTACATGCCTCTCACCAATCTTAAGAGGACAGCCGAAAATTCTTGTGCATATGCATCACTTTTGCCGTCTAAAGAGGAAAAGGGCGACAACCTTTAG
- the LOC131773525 gene encoding bone morphogenetic protein 1-like: MSCNWFITVPEGNIVKLSFELFDMESVAAGFPLWRCYGDYVEVLDVYGSDRKFCGESNPGIIRSRSRYMWVRFRSDSSSSSHRYHKGFKAKFTAENKLICPRYGEALAASVSDKKTLTSPGYPLLPPASLFSWCCRWILKVPDDLSTGGAYVLKVKFNHFNLQKSYDRLTFYDGIDSSYKRLGKSYTGTVHPDVIYSTGRHMFVDFSVEEKYLLEAGSFSLNFSAVVREEAFGACQSSEGNAEHIRPTGSSGTLFSPFYPTPYPRKVTCIWVISVPANKRVKLTFDKFNLDREDNVRILDGQKSGSEEVAVYYGYNLFSRESAVYSTGGYMRIKFQSSQDSWNHTGFKARFEAVEPPGSSEQRCFPGNIYNNNLTLSGYSGTLQSPEGGEGYLSHSSCNWLIAVPEGYFVKLSFDTFQMVQDGISGGCDADYVEVVDGKYIDGESGGKMCGFGTPDDISSTGRNMMVLFRSGPIRSSFMGFKATFTALHDPTSKTKAVNSSELCYPDNVHNFDLRLTGSEGILESPLTYYPPGLLCEWLITVPEGQSVELIFERFQLDPGCRDYVEVGDGMPLSGTSLGKYCGTTIPENVRSSHRNRYMWVEFYSATDYAGRKPHRGFKATFKAVSSSESPAWMTAIIVTVAVFFALIFLYVCLAKLIKRRNREAAERFPMAIVSRRTPSEPVDTTTPQVNHALVSTNADIPPPDYPYPLESPPPYPGKEQIPQFPPPGQSYPWQQSTPAEESVTHENL, encoded by the exons ATGAGCTGTAACTGGTTCATTACAGTACCAGAAGGGAACATTGTAAAACTCAGCTTCGAGCTATTCGATATGGAGTCTGTGGCTGCAGGTTTTCCTTTATGGCGTTGCTATGGTGATTATGTAGAGGTACTAGACGTGTACGGAAGTGACAGAAAGTTCTGTGGTGAGTCAAATCCAGGGATAATCCGCTCGAGAAGTCGGTACATGTGGGTGCGATTCAGATCAGATTCCTCCTCCTCCTCGCATCGATATCATAAAGGGTTTAAGGCTAAATTCACTGCAGAGAATAAACTCA TTTGTCCTCGCTACGGTGAAGCACTTGCTGCTTCTGTATCAGATAAGAAGACACTGACGAGTCCAGGCTATCCTCTCTTACCTCCTGCCAGTTTGTTTTCATGGTGTTGCAGATGGATACTCAAAGTACCGGATGACCTTTCCACTGGTGGAGCATATGtattgaaagttaaatttaatcaCTTCAATCTGCAAAAAAGTTATGATAGACTCACTTTTTATGATGGTATCGATTCATCATACAAGCGTCTTGGAAAATCATATACCGGAACGGTCCATCCTGATGTGATTTATTCCACAGGACGCCACatgtttgttgatttttctGTGGAAGAGAAATACTTATTGGAAGCAGGCAGTTTTAGTTTAAACTTTTCAGCCGTGGTCAGAG AGGAAGCCTTTGGAGCATGCCAATCGTCAGAAGGGAATGCCGAACATATTCGCCCCACTGGTTCCTCTGGTACCCTCTTCTCCCCATTCTATCCTACTCCTTATCCGAGAAAAGTCACTTGTATCTGGGTGATTTCCGTTCCTGCTAACAAAAGAGTGAAGCtaacatttgataaatttaatctTGATCGGGAGGACAACGTGCGAATACTTGATGGGCAAAAGTCGGGGAGTGAAGAGGTAGCTGTTTACTACGGATACAACTTGTTTAGTAGGGAGTCAGCGGTGTACTCGACTGGGGGGTACATGCGGATAAAGTTTCAATCCAGTCAGGACTCTTGGAATCATACTGGATTTAAAGCACGTTTTGAGGCTGTGGAACCGC CCGGAAGTTCCGAGCAGAGATGTTTTCCGGGCAACATTTACAACAACAACCTGACATTATCTGGTTACAGTGGAACTCTTCAAAGCCCAGAGGGAGGAGAAGGGTATCTCTCTCACTCCAGCTGTAATTGGCTCATAGCTGTACCAGAAGGGTACTTTGTGAAACTTAGCTTTGACACCTTTCAAATGGTTCAAGATGGCATCTCGGGAGGATGTGATGCAGATTATGTAGAAGTTGTCGATGGGAAGTACATCGATGGTGAGAGCGGAGGAAAAATGTGCGGTTTTGGTACCCCCGATGACATCTCCTCTACCGGTCGTAACATGATGGTTCTTTTCAGGTCTGGTCCAATCAGATCATCTTTCATGGGATTCAAAGCAACATTTACAGCGCTTCATGATCCAACAT CGAAAACTAAAGCTGTAAATTCCAGCGAGTTATGTTACCCGGATAACGTCCACAACTTTGATTTGAGGTTGACCGGATCAGAAGGGATTCTAGAGAGTCCGTTGACCTACTACCCACCGGGTTTACTTTGTGAATGGCTCATCACTGTACCCGAGGGACAAAGCGTTGAACTCATCTTCGAGAGATTTCAGTTGGATCCTGGTTGCAGAGATTATGTGGAAGTTGGAGATGGAATGCCATTGTCTGGCACATCTTTGGGAAAATACTGTGGAACTACAATTCCCGAAAACGTTCGTTCAAGTCACCGTAATCGTTATATGTGGGTTGAGTTCTACTCTGCCACAGATTATGCGGGTAGAAAACCACACAGAGGATTCAAAGCCACCTTCAAGGCCGTATCAAGTTCAG agTCTCCTGCTTGGATGACAGCCATTATTGTAACTGTCGCAGTTTTTTTTGCACTGATATTCCTTTACGTTTGCTTGGCTAAACTAATTAAAAGGCGAAACAGAGAGGCAGCGGAGAGGTTTCCAATGGCTATAGTATCACGCCGTACTCCGTCTGAACCTGTTGACACCACAACCCCTCAAGTAAATCACGCTCTAGTTTCAACAAACGCAGATATACCACCCCCAGATTACCCATACCCGTTAGAATCGCCACCACCCTACCCTGGTAAGGAACAGATTCCACAGTTTCCACCTCCAGGACAGTCGTATCCATGGCAACAAAGTACACCGGCTGAAGAATCCGTTACCCATGAGAATTTGTGA